The Cyanobacterium stanieri LEGE 03274 region AGGCCAAGAAAATCTGCTTAATAAATATCACATAAAAACCCTAGCTTTATTTGGTTCAACTGCTAGAAATGAAGCTACCGAAAATAGCGACTTAGATTTTTTAGTAGAGTTTAACACAACCCCTACATTTGATAATTATATGGACTTAAAATTTTATTTAG contains the following coding sequences:
- a CDS encoding nucleotidyltransferase family protein; translation: MINTLTEQNQILDKNKVLEVIKGQENLLNKYHIKTLALFGSTARNEATENSDLDFLVEFNTTPTFDNYMDLKFYLEELFNKSVDLVIKEDLKPIIREEVIKEAIYVS